The following is a genomic window from Streptomyces lincolnensis.
TGCGCACCTCCGGGTCGTACGTGCCCTCGTGTGCCCGCGCCCGACGCGTGCCGTCGAAGTAGCCGCCGCTGCCCGTCTCCCGCGTGGCCAGGGCCAGGACGCCCGGGGCGCCGTCGGCGACCGTGCTCCAGGGGCTGACGCCGCCCTCGCGGACCATGGCGGTGTCCATGTAGGTCGCCGGGTGCAGGACGTTCACCGAGACGCCGGTGTCCCGGAGTTCCTCGGCGAGGGTGAAGGTGTGGGCGGCGAGGGCGAACTTGGCGCGGCGGTAGGCCGACACACCGGCGTAGCCACGGGTCAGCTCGGGATCGTCGAAGTCGAGGGGCTCCTGGCCGGCCGAGCCGACGTTGACGATGCGCGCCGACGGACGGGCGCGCAGGGTGGGCAACAGGGCGCGGGAGAGGACGACCGGCGCGAGATAATTGACCGCCAGCCGCAGTTCGTGCCCGTCGGCGCTCACCTCCCGCCCGGAACCGGGGGTGCCGCTGCCGACACCCGCGTTGTTGATCAGTACGTCGAGGTCGGGGTGCGCCTCGGCGACCCGTGCGCCCAGCTCCCGTACCCGCGCCAGGGAGGCCAGGTCGGCGACGAAGCCCTCGGCCGTGCCCTCGGTGCGCAGTTCCTCGACGAGCCGCTCCGTACGGGCCGTATCGCGGCCGTGGGCCAGGACGAGGTGGCCGGCGCGGACCAGCTCGAAGGCGAGATACCGGCCGAGACCGGAGGTGGCACCGGTGATCAGAATCGTGGACATGCCCCCACCGTAGGCACGCGGTGGGGGCGGGGGCGAGGTGCTCCTGGACGTACGATCGGCAGGGTCACCCTTCTTCCTCGGCCAGCACCCGCTGGGCGGTGGCGAACGCCGAGTTCGCCGCCGGCACCCCGCAGTACACGGCCGTCTGGAGGAGCACCGCGCCGATCTCCTCCGGCGTCAGCCCGTTGCGCCGGGCCGCCCGGACGTGCATGGCCAGCTCGTCGTAGTGGCCGTGCGCCACCAGCGCGGTCAGCGTGATCATGCTGCGCTCGCGGCGGCTGAGCGTCGGGTCGGTCCAGATCTCGCCCCACGCGTAGCGCGAGATGAAGTCCTGGAAGCGGGCGGTGAAGGGCGTCTGGCGGGCCTGCGCCCGGTCCACGTGCGCGTCGCCCAGCACCGCGCGCCGCACCTCCATGCCCCGCCCGGCGGTGCCGTTCAGATGGGCCCGCAACGCGGTCAGGACGGCGTCGGGGCACTGTGCGGGCGCCAGGTGGGAGGCGCCGGGGATCTCCACGAGCGCGGCCGACGGCACCGCGTCCGCGATCTCCCGCAGATGGGCCGGGGGAGTCGCCGGATCCTCCCGGCCGGCGACCAGCAGCGTGGGCACGGAGATCTCCGCCAGCCGGTCCCGCAGATCGAACGCGGCCAGCGCGTCGCAGCAGGCGGCGTACGCCCCGGGGTCGGCGTCCCGGTGGTCCCGGACGAGCTCCGGCACGGTGAATCCGGCGGTGAACCAGCGGGCGTCGGCGCTCTTGGCGAGCCGCTCCAGGCCCTCCGCGCGGACCTGTGCGGCCCGCTCCTGCCACGGCTTCGAGCCGTTGAAGTGGGCGGAGGAACAGATCACCGCCAGCGACTCGATCCGCTCCGGGTGGTGCACGGCGAGGTGCAGCCCGACCGCACCGCCCAGCGACACCCCCGCGTAGGCGAACCGCTCGACGCCGAGCGAGTCGGCCAGCGCCAGCACCAGAGCGGCGAGATCACCGACGCCGGCGCCGGGACCGATCAGGTCGGCCGCGCTGCCCCCGTGCCCCGGCAGGTCCCAGCGGATCACCCGGTGGGTGGCGGACAGGTCGGGCGCCACCTTGTCCCACAGGGCGTACGAGGTCCCGAGCGACGGCCCGAGCAGCAGCGGGGCGCCGGAGGCGGGCCCTTCGGCGTGGTGGTTGAGGAGTGTCCCGGTCAACGTCGCTCCAGAGCACGGTCGGTGAGGGTTCCGGCGGAGCCGGTGTAACGGGCGGGGTCGGTGAGTTCGTCGACTGCGACGTCCTTCACCTCGGGCACCTCGGCGAGGAGTTCGGCCAGGGAACGCCCCTCGGAGTACGTCCGCCGCGCCAGCTCCGTGAGCAGCGCCTTGGCCCGGGCCCGGCCCAGGACCGGCGCCAGCTCGACGGACAGCCGCTCGGAGACCACCAACCCGTGGGTGAGGTCGAGGTGTTCCCGCATGGTCTCCGCGTTCACCCTGAGCCCGTCGACCAGTTCGACGGCGTCGTGCGCCGCGCCGCCGACCAGCCGCAGCAGGTCCCTGAGCGGTTCCCACTCGGCGTGCCAGGCCCCGGCAGGCCGCTCGTCCTCGGCGGCCATCGAGCCGTACAGCGTGGCCGCGAGCTGCGGCGCGCGCCGGGCGGCGGCCACGATCAGCGTGGACCGTACGGGGTTCGCCTTGTGCGGCATGGCCGACGAACCGCCCCCGCTGCCCTCCGCCAGCTCGGCGATCTCGGTGCGGGCGAGGGTCAGGACGTCGGTGGCGATCTTGCCGAGTGCCCCGGCCGTGAAGGCGAGGCAGCCGGCGAGGTCGGCGATCGGGGTGCGCAGGGTGTGCCAGGGCAGGAGCGGCGCGTCCAAGCCGAGCTCCCGGGCGAAGGCCGCCGTGAGGGCCACGGTGTTCCGGGCGCCGTACGCCGTGAAGGCCGCCAGCGTCCCGGCGGCACCGCCGAGTTGGGCGGGGAGGCCGTCGCGTACCTCGACGATCCGGTCCCGCGCGTCCAGCACCAGCGAGCGCCACCCGGCCGCCTTCAGCCCGAACGTCGTCGGCACGGCGTGCTGGGTCAGCGTCCGCCCCGGCATCACGGTGTCCCGGTGCTCGCCGGCCAGCCGGGCCAGGGCCAGCTGGACGTGGTGCAGGTCCGCCAGCACGAGGCCGAGCGTGCGGGTCGCGACCAGCATCGTCGCCGTGTCCAGGATGTCCTGGCTGGTCGCGCCCCGGTGCACGTACGGGCCGTACTCCGCGCCGACCGCCTCGGTCAGGTCGGCGACCAGGGGGATGACGGGGTTGCCGCCGCCGCGGGCCCGCTCGGCGAGGGAGCGTACGTCGAAGCGGTCCGCGCGGGCCGCCTCGGTCACCGCGTCGGCCGCACCGTCCGGGGCGAGACCCAGCCGGGCCTGCACCCGGGTCAGCGCGGCCTCCGTGTCCAGCAGCGCCTGGAGGTAGGCGCCGTCGCTGGTCGTGGAGGCGGCGGGGGAGTGGGCCCACCCGGGGGCGAGCAGACCGGCGTCGGACTCGGTGGACTCGGTGGAATCGGTGGATCCGGTGGAACCGATGGAATGGCCAGGATCGGCAGATGTCACTGGAACTCCAGGAAGACCGTCTCGCCTTCGCCCTGAAGGCGGATGTCGAAACGGTAGGTGCTGTTTCCCTGCTCCGCGGCGACCAGCGTGTCGCGCCGCGCCGGGTCCAGCCGGGAGAGCAGCGGGTCCGCGGCGAGCACCGCCTCGTCGCCCGGCAGGTAGATCCGCGTGTACAGGTGCACCAGCAGACCGCGGGCGAACACGCACACGCTGATGTACGGCGCGCTCTGCCCCCGCGCCCCGGGCCGCAGTGTCCGCGCGCTCCAGTGGCCGCTCATGTCCGTCTGGCTGCGCCCCCAGCCGGTGAACTCCACGCCGTTGCGGCCCAGGAAGCCCCCACTGGCGGTGTCCCGTCGCATCGAGCCGTCCACGCGCGGCACATTGCCGTCCGGGTCGGGGCCCCACAGCTCCACGAACGCGTCCGGCAGCGGCTTGCCCTCGCCGTCGAGGACGTACCCGTGCAGCGTGATCGTGTCGGGATGGCCGATCGGGGCGATGTCGCCGCCGCCGGGGAACGGCAGGGCGTGGCCGTAGAAGGGGCCGACCGTGTGCGACGGGGTCGGGAGCACGGTCTCCGGACGGCTCGTGTCGATCTTCGTCATGGCAGGTCAGCGTCCTTCTTCGATCCAGGTGGCGTGCGGCCCGTCGAGCACGATGTCCCAGTGGTAGCCCATGGAGAACTCCGGCACCGACAGGCTGTGGTCGTAGGTGGCGACCAGCCGCTGCCGGGCCGCGTCGTCGGTCACCGACTGGATGATCGGGTCGTACGGGAACAGCGGGTCGCTCGGGAAGTACATCTGCGTCACGAGCCGCTGGGTGAACGCCGTGCCGAAGAGCGAGAAGTGGATATGGGCCGGCCGCCAGGCGTTGAGGTGCTGACGCCACGGGTACGGGCCGGGCTGGACGGTGGTGAACTCGTAGAACCCGCTGCCGTCCGTGAGCGTGCGGCCCACCCCGGTGAAGTTCGGGTCCAGCGGCGCGTCGTGCTGCTCGCGCTGGTGCGCGTACCGCCCGGCCGCGTTGGCCTGCCAGATCTCGATCAGCTGGCCGCGGATCGGCCGCCCGTCGCGGTCCAGCAGGCGCCCGGACACGGTGATGCGCTCACCGATGGGCTCACCGTCGTGCTGCCGGGTGAGGTCGTTGTCGATCTCGGTGATGTCCCGCTCCCCGAAGGCCGGCGAGTGCAGCTCCACCAGCTCCGGGTCCTTGGCCACGTCGATCGTGACCGGTGGCTGCTTCGGATGCCGCAACACCGACGAACGGTACGGCGCGTAGTCCCGACGCGGCTGATGCTCCACGGGCGCCCCGTCGGCGATCCGCTTCTCATAGGCGGCGTGCTCGGCCGCGATCTCCTGGTCGATGTCGTGCTGGGTGAGAGTCATTGGGGGTCCTTGGGGTTCCTAACGTTCCAGTCGAAGTAAGGGGAGATGTAGCGCCCCTTTTAGGGGCGCGGGGAACTGCGCGACCAGCCACATGCGGCCTACAGCCGCCGTCCGGCAATCCGTGGCAGGACCTACCGCTCCAAAACAAGGGCCAGCCCTTGCCCCACGCCAATACACAACGTGGCGACCCCGACCCCACCACCCCGGCGAGCGAGCTGATGAGCCACAGTCCCCGCAAGCCGCGCACCGGACGCCCCGAGCGGATGCCCAAGCGCAATCGCCCCACCCTGGGGATTCAGAATCGCCGGATCGAACTCGGGCCACTCGGCGACACAACCGAGCACCTGCGCCGCGAACGCCTCGTTCAACTCCAGCACCGACAGATCACCAAACCCCCTCCCCGCCTTGGCCAGCGCACGCGACACCGCTTCGACGGGCGCCAGCCCGAAGTAGTGCGGGTCCACGGCGTTCACGCCGGTCGCGGAGATCCGGGCCAGCGGCTCGCGCCCGGTCGCCGCCAGGCCCTCCTCGTCGACCAGCAGCAGCGCCGCCGCCCCGTCGTTGAGCGGGGACGCGTTGGCGGCGGTGACCGTGCCCCCGTCGGCGCGGAAGGACGGCTTGAGTTTGGCCATCGCCTCCAGCGACGCGTCCGGCCGTACGGATTCGTCGGTGTCGACGAGGACCGGCCCACCTTTGCGCCGCGGGACGGACACCGGTGCCAACTCGACGTCGAACAGGCCCTGTTGCCC
Proteins encoded in this region:
- a CDS encoding SDR family NAD(P)-dependent oxidoreductase — encoded protein: MSTILITGATSGLGRYLAFELVRAGHLVLAHGRDTARTERLVEELRTEGTAEGFVADLASLARVRELGARVAEAHPDLDVLINNAGVGSGTPGSGREVSADGHELRLAVNYLAPVVLSRALLPTLRARPSARIVNVGSAGQEPLDFDDPELTRGYAGVSAYRRAKFALAAHTFTLAEELRDTGVSVNVLHPATYMDTAMVREGGVSPWSTVADGAPGVLALATRETGSGGYFDGTRRARAHEGTYDPEVRKRLSTVTDQLLAL
- the pcaD gene encoding 3-oxoadipate enol-lactonase; the encoded protein is MTGTLLNHHAEGPASGAPLLLGPSLGTSYALWDKVAPDLSATHRVIRWDLPGHGGSAADLIGPGAGVGDLAALVLALADSLGVERFAYAGVSLGGAVGLHLAVHHPERIESLAVICSSAHFNGSKPWQERAAQVRAEGLERLAKSADARWFTAGFTVPELVRDHRDADPGAYAACCDALAAFDLRDRLAEISVPTLLVAGREDPATPPAHLREIADAVPSAALVEIPGASHLAPAQCPDAVLTALRAHLNGTAGRGMEVRRAVLGDAHVDRAQARQTPFTARFQDFISRYAWGEIWTDPTLSRRERSMITLTALVAHGHYDELAMHVRAARRNGLTPEEIGAVLLQTAVYCGVPAANSAFATAQRVLAEEEG
- the pcaB gene encoding 3-carboxy-cis,cis-muconate cycloisomerase — its product is MGSTGSTDSTESTESDAGLLAPGWAHSPAASTTSDGAYLQALLDTEAALTRVQARLGLAPDGAADAVTEAARADRFDVRSLAERARGGGNPVIPLVADLTEAVGAEYGPYVHRGATSQDILDTATMLVATRTLGLVLADLHHVQLALARLAGEHRDTVMPGRTLTQHAVPTTFGLKAAGWRSLVLDARDRIVEVRDGLPAQLGGAAGTLAAFTAYGARNTVALTAAFARELGLDAPLLPWHTLRTPIADLAGCLAFTAGALGKIATDVLTLARTEIAELAEGSGGGSSAMPHKANPVRSTLIVAAARRAPQLAATLYGSMAAEDERPAGAWHAEWEPLRDLLRLVGGAAHDAVELVDGLRVNAETMREHLDLTHGLVVSERLSVELAPVLGRARAKALLTELARRTYSEGRSLAELLAEVPEVKDVAVDELTDPARYTGSAGTLTDRALERR
- the pcaG gene encoding protocatechuate 3,4-dioxygenase subunit alpha, giving the protein MTKIDTSRPETVLPTPSHTVGPFYGHALPFPGGGDIAPIGHPDTITLHGYVLDGEGKPLPDAFVELWGPDPDGNVPRVDGSMRRDTASGGFLGRNGVEFTGWGRSQTDMSGHWSARTLRPGARGQSAPYISVCVFARGLLVHLYTRIYLPGDEAVLAADPLLSRLDPARRDTLVAAEQGNSTYRFDIRLQGEGETVFLEFQ
- the pcaH gene encoding protocatechuate 3,4-dioxygenase subunit beta, giving the protein MTLTQHDIDQEIAAEHAAYEKRIADGAPVEHQPRRDYAPYRSSVLRHPKQPPVTIDVAKDPELVELHSPAFGERDITEIDNDLTRQHDGEPIGERITVSGRLLDRDGRPIRGQLIEIWQANAAGRYAHQREQHDAPLDPNFTGVGRTLTDGSGFYEFTTVQPGPYPWRQHLNAWRPAHIHFSLFGTAFTQRLVTQMYFPSDPLFPYDPIIQSVTDDAARQRLVATYDHSLSVPEFSMGYHWDIVLDGPHATWIEEGR
- a CDS encoding thiolase family protein, whose product is MKPVYIVDAVRTPIGRYNGGLASVRPDDLAAHAIRELLGRTPALDPARIEDVYFGNANGAGEENRNVGRMAALLAGLPTSVPGVTVNRLCASGLEAVIQAARAIAVGDASIAVAGGVESMTRAPYVLPKSEQPFPAGHAELYSTTLGWRMVNPRMEPQWTVPLGESAELIAELHKISREQQDEFALASHRKAAAAGQQGLFDVELAPVSVPRRKGGPVLVDTDESVRPDASLEAMAKLKPSFRADGGTVTAANASPLNDGAAALLLVDEEGLAATGREPLARISATGVNAVDPHYFGLAPVEAVSRALAKAGRGFGDLSVLELNEAFAAQVLGCVAEWPEFDPAILNPQGGAIALGHPLGASGARLAGTVAHQLARRGGGVGVATLCIGVGQGLALVLER